The genomic segment GTGGTTcctatggtgttgctatgcagttgctagggttcTTCAGATTagtgcacataaaaaaaaatggttatgaaaaagcattttaaaaatcaaaaaaagatacacttcagctttaatCTGAAAGCCTAGCATCAGGACATCCTGCAGATCTGTGCATCTGTGAGACTCCATgaagaacaagaagaagaagaagagattGTGTGTGAAAGCTCAGTTCCTCTACACTGTAACGAACAAAGGAGCGTTTTGTTCTGCAAGCGCCGGGGAGGCtgggtaacacacacacatgagagCAGTCATTGTGAACCTGCAGCTCCTGAGGGATTTCTACCTTTCAATtcaaagagagcgagagagaggcgAAGGCCAAAAACACTGTGAAATACGCAAGCGATCCCGTCGCTTTGCAGTGGCGGTAATAAACCTCAGTACTCCAGGAGGCAAGAGACCCATTAAACCAGATGTGCTGTTATTCTATGGTAGCTAGACCTCAACATCTCAACAGACCAATTATTTTTAACTAACCTCCTCAGCAAAGCGTCCGAAACGCTTTATAAGTGACAGGAAGTACTTGCGCCTCACCTCCTGCAGGAGATCCGCCTGCTCGATGGCTTTCAGGACGTTCTTCTTCGACGTCTCCTGAGCCTCGCCTCCCAGCAGGAACTCGTCCAGGATGAAATATGCCTTCTCGAAGTTAAAGATGATATCCAGCTCGCAGACCTGAGTTTGGGAGGAATAATCGCTGtaattgggtttttttttttggaagcaACAAAGTCACGCCAGTTTTTTCTGCTGCATGACTTACACTGCCGAAGTATTTGTCGAGCAGCTCGACGTAGCGGTGGATGATCTCCAGTGTGATCAGCTCGTTGTCCTGGTCCTCGATGGCACAGCAGAAATACAGACTGGCGTATCTGCAAgataaacatttgttttagttttagtcaccAGTTGAATTTCCATCAAATATCGAAAGGGATTTGgcatatttcttttatttgctCCAGCAAACTGCATGTTAGTAAAcggcgcgcgtgtgtgtgtgtgtgtgtgtgtgtgtgtgtgtgtgtgtgtgtgtgtgtgtgtgtgtttcaataataataatgtatccTTTTTTCAGCTGACAGTTCATTTATCGTCCTTCTCACACTGGAGAGGATCTATGGCTGGTGAGAGCTGCTGAGAGAGCGTTTTCACTGTGATAATGTACTGCTGTGATCAGCAGACGGGATGGTCATTCATTTCGTCTTCTGGGACAGACACTCTTCACTGTGTTCGTGTAAGAGACGcagagagaatgagaatgagAATGAAATCACATCTTCAACATACAACTTTTGTCCAAAATGCTGTTATGAATATGCGTATAGCTGTGAATATGCATATCTAACAATGGGTATACTTGCTAGTAGCTATCGGGTTTGCAGCCTAGCTGAATACAatagtgcaataaaataaaataaaataaaaataataataatataagcaAATGAAgtgaataatataataaaaaataataataaaaatagcaaatgaagtgaatataaaaataaatttaaaaaaaaaaataaagcaaatagaTTGAATAagtaacataatataataaaattatatatataaaaaaaaaaaccaaatagagtggaaaaaaaaatccaaataataaaatggagtgaataaataataataataataataataataataataattattattattaataataataataataataataataataataataaaataaaaagcaaatggAGTGAATAAGtaatcaaaaaaaataaataaaaataaagcaaatagattgaataaaataaaatgaaagcaaatggagtgaataaaataaaataaaaaaataaaggagtgaataagtaataaaataaacaataaaaatatgcaaatggAGTGGaggtaataataaataacaatattcAAATGGAGTGAACAAGtaataaaatactataaaaaatatgaaaatgcaaatgaagtaaatgtaataaaataaaatatttaaatggagtgaattaaaatatgcaaatgaagtTTATGGTTAAACAAGTTACTTGCTACTAAGTGCCTCAAACAATTTCAAAAGATTCGAAGCCTCAAATCTCATGACAAAACCAGCGTCCATCAGTTATCACTGGTAACCTGTGAACACTACTTAGTGTACACTAACGAATACATTAACTTGTGCACACTGGCTGAAAATCATAAACCAGCCAATCAGGAAGGAACATGTCATTTTGAGAgtgcatttgtcatttttgtataGAGAACAAGCAGAATAAGCCTGTACTGGCGTTTCATTCACTGCCTGTTTAGCAATGCTAATGCTCTGTTTGGACGGGAGCTTACAGAGACAGATAGTAAGGCTGTTGAGAGCGAGCGgctggggtcagaggtcagacGAGGCGAGCTGTGAGGTTTCAGCTCAGGGAATGAGTCTGGAATCGAACCAAAGCCTGATCACACTGAGAGCAGAAGCAGAGGAACTGCTGTAGACACAAGGTCACGTTCATTATCACGGCCCACGGTCTGCTCATCTGTCTGGAGCTCTCCATCAGCAGATCACTTCAGTGTGATTCACTGCCACGACAACACCTGCATCTGGACCAATAACAGACACTGAggaaataataatgatgatgggGAATATATATGAACAAAGtgcataaatgataaaaaaaaaaaaataaataaaaaaaaaatatgcaaaagtagtttataatcaaataaaatacaataaaaacatgcaaatcaagtgaacaagtaacaaaaacaacttttacataaggtaaaaataaaataaaaatatgcaaatggAGTGAATaagaaagcaaaataaaaatatgcaaatggAGTGAATaagaaagcaaaataaaaatatgcaaattgaGGGAATAAAGtaagatcaaataaaataaaaacatacaaatggAGTGCTTaagtcataaaataaaatatatgcaaatggggaaaagtaaaaaaaataaataataatttgcaaaTAGAATgaacaatgaaataaaaactatgCAGAAGtagtaaaagtaataaaataaaatacaataaaaacatgctaaattaattgaacaagtaacaaaaaaaaaaactttttaaaattttaagtgaaaaaataaaatataaatatgcaaaCAGACTGAATGGGATTAAATACAAAAGGAGtgaaagtaataaaaatagaatacGCAAATGGAAAGAAcaagtaataaaataacaaatatgcAAATTGGGTGAACaagcaatgaaattaaattatataaaaaacatgcaaatgccGTAAATAGAATaagatcaaattaaaatattttattactcaAATCAAAAtgagtaataaaatattaaaatatgcaaatgagaacAAGTAAAAAGTGAACCagcaataaatataaataatgcagAAGTAGTGAATGTAATTAAATCAAGTCAACaagtaacaaaaaaattaaaaagttaaaaatggagtgaatttaatgattaaaaaaaaaaaaaaaaaaaaaaagacaaaaggattgaaataaaataaaatatgcaaatggagagaataaataataaactaaatatgcaaatagggtgaatgcaataaaatacaacTAAAATATATGCAAATCGAGTGTAGTACCAAAAGTTAAGACTttacatcaaataaaaaaagaaataaaaaaaaattacatttatgcattttgcagaTGTTTCCATCTAAAGCAACTTAAATTGTGTGTTTCAGAAGGGAATTAAACCCATGACCTTGCCATCCATAccgaaatataaaataaaagtgcaCAACAGTCAATCATAGTTTGTTTACTCTTTTTTTGGAATGATTCAGCATTTGTTAATCATTCtgactcatatatatatatatatatatatatatatatatatatatatatatatatatatatatatatatatatagggatgGCCTTTACTgtcaaaatcattcagaaagcaaatgcttttctttttcaaCTATAAAAATCCCAAgtgttttcttctaagagacAGCCTTCGGGTTTGCGTTGATCTGTGTTCATTCTAATTagatttatacaaaaataacacacaAAGTGTACAGTTTAAGTGCTCATACAGATCATGTGTGATTGTGTATTTGTCTCAGTAGTTCTGGAGAGTCACGACTCCTCATGAAATCAAGAACTGAACAAATGAACACAGAGAGGAATAAAGCAAACGTGTGGCTGCATATTTTACATTCACTCATGCTGCCGAATACAAATAACACTCATCTCATCTCAGACGCAGCACAAAACACAATAACATCACCATACGCACATAAATCAACTGTGCCAAAGTTCATATTTGTATTCAGCTCGTTTTCAGAAGCTGAAACACACAATCCagcgcaaacacacacacaataatgtgATGAAACACCaagtattaaaatgaaattaaatattatataaatatcaaaCACTGCAGTGCTGGTACAGGTGGGGTGTTTGGGAGTCCATTTCactgagagagtgtgtgtgtgtgtgtgtgtgtgtgtgtgtgtgtgtgtgtgtgtgtgtgtgtgtgtgtgtgtgtgtgtgtgtgtgtgtgtgtgtcagttctCCGGTCAATGTACCCCCCATTTCCGCTGCCATGGAAACACCCTCATCTCAACGAACGATCGCTTTCATCCTGATCACACACTTACATGAGGAAAACATGTGATTGTGTACAGGACACACAAACTACATCTCCTGTCCGGAGACAGAAAACATCAGATTCCTAAACTAATTATCATCCTTGTTCATTATTTTGTGTCTGTAAACAAGCTCTGTGTATGTGAATATCTTAATAACTTAAGATAATATCTTCTTTCTTAAAATGTGTTCCTTGTCTTACAGTGAACGTTTCATCGGTCcatgttcataaaaaaaaaactaaaatactgAAATTTACTCTGAAATCCATCaaattacagaagtaaaatgggcTGCCAATggaatttcatgttgactttcatactgaaaacattttaatgtcatCA from the Ctenopharyngodon idella isolate HZGC_01 chromosome 22, HZGC01, whole genome shotgun sequence genome contains:
- the LOC127504873 gene encoding AP-1 complex subunit sigma-2 isoform X10: MQFMLLFSRQGKLRLQKWYVPLSDKEKKKITRELVQTVLARKPKMCSFLEWRDLKIVYKRYASLYFCCAIEDQDNELITLEIIHRYVELLDKYFGSVCELDIIFNFEKAYFILDEFLLGGEAQETSKKNVLKAIEQADLLQEEAETPRSVLEEIGLT
- the LOC127504873 gene encoding AP-1 complex subunit sigma-2 isoform X8, with product MQFMLLFSRQGKLRLQKWYVPLSDKEKKKITRELVQTVLARKPKMCSFLEWRDLKIVYKRYASLYFCCAIEDQDNELITLEIIHRYVELLDKYFGSVCELDIIFNFEKAYFILDEFLLGGEAQETSKKNVLKAIEQADLLQEDAKEAETPRSVLEEIGLT
- the LOC127504873 gene encoding AP-1 complex subunit sigma-2 isoform X11 codes for the protein MQFMLLFSRQGKLRLQKWYVPLSDKEKKKITRELVQTVLARKPKMCSFLEWRDLKIVYKRYASLYFCCAIEDQDNELITLEIIHRYVELLDKYFGSVCELDIIFNFEKAYFILDEFLLGGEAQETSKKNVLKAIEQADLLQELQEIKSSSGLNT
- the LOC127504873 gene encoding AP-1 complex subunit sigma-2 isoform X9 — encoded protein: MQFMLLFSRQGKLRLQKWYVPLSDKEKKKITRELVQTVLARKPKMCSFLEWRDLKIVYKRYASLYFCCAIEDQDNELITLEIIHRYVELLDKYFGSVCELDIIFNFEKAYFILDEFLLGGEAQETSKKNVLKAIEQADLLQESQTEDWGGLANEEIL
- the LOC127504873 gene encoding AP-1 complex subunit sigma-2 isoform X14, which encodes MQFMLLFSRQGKLRLQKWYVPLSDKEKKKITRELVQTVLARKPKMCSFLEWRDLKIVYKRYASLYFCCAIEDQDNELITLEIIHRYVELLDKYFGSVCELDIIFNFEKAYFILDEFLLGGEAQETSKKNVLKAIEQADLLQE
- the LOC127504873 gene encoding AP-1 complex subunit sigma-2 isoform X12 produces the protein MQFMLLFSRQGKLRLQKWYVPLSDKEKKKITRELVQTVLARKPKMCSFLEWRDLKIVYKRYASLYFCCAIEDQDNELITLEIIHRYVELLDKYFGSVCELDIIFNFEKAYFILDEFLLGGEAQETSKKNVLKAIEQADLLQEPRHEYFNVPVY
- the LOC127504873 gene encoding AP-1 complex subunit sigma-2 isoform X13: MQFMLLFSRQGKLRLQKWYVPLSDKEKKKITRELVQTVLARKPKMCSFLEWRDLKIVYKRYASLYFCCAIEDQDNELITLEIIHRYVELLDKYFGSVCELDIIFNFEKAYFILDEFLLGGEAQETSKKNVLKAIEQADLLQECPRGLTL